The stretch of DNA CTGTTTTAAACGGTGAAGGAAAATTAATCGGTATAAATTTCGACAGAAACTGGGAAGGCACAATGAGCGATGTAATGTACGAACCGAAAATATGCAGGAATGTTGTTGTTGATGCTCGGTATATTTTGTTTATTGTTGACAAATATGCTGGTGCAAATAACTTATTAAATGAAATGAGAATTACTGAAAATTGATTTATTTTTGTCAAATTAAATTTCATAAAAAATGAAAAATAAAATCAAACTAATCCTAATTACAATTATGGCAAACTTACAAATTATAAATGCGCAGGACATAATTTTACCAAAGCCCGATACAACAGGCGGAAAGCCATTAATGGAAGCATTTAAAAAACGTTCAAGCAACCGTAGTTTCAGCAGCAAGGATTTGTCGCTGCAGGAATTATCAAACCTGCTTTGGGCGGCTGACGGAATTAGCCATGCAAACGGAAAGCGAACAGCACCAAGTGCAAATGCCAAATACTATATAAGCATTTATGCAGCTCTCAAATCGGGTGTTTATTTGTATGATGTAACTACTCACTCTTTAAAACAATTATTTAAAAATGATATTCGTGAAAAAACAGGTACTCAGGATTTCAATAAAATTGCCCCTGTTAATTTAATTTACGTTGGAGAAGGCTCGAAGTTTGGAAAAGCCGATGAAACGCGTAAAATGCTTTATTACGGGGTTGACACCGGCTCTATTGCCGAAAATGTTTATTTGTATTGTGCTTCTGCAGGTCTCAGCAATGTCATTAAAGGTATGTTCGACAGGGAAATGCTCACAAAAGAACTGCAGTTAAAAGACGACCAATACATAACATTTACACATGCTGTAGGATATTCCGGGGAATGATTCCAGAATCAGTTTTTCAGCAAAACGTATATGCCACATTTGCGAAAAAATTCCAGATTGTAACTATTGCTATTGCAAAAAGTTTTGAAAGGTAAAAGTGGCGGTTATACTTGCTAACAAGTATCCACAGAATAAGCATATTTATTCCAAGTCCGATTATTGAAATAAACAAAAATTTGGAATACTCAACAACTATATCAGGATTTCCACTGTGAAATGTCCACCATCTGTTCAGAAAGTAATTGCTTGTTGCAGCTATTGTAAAGCCCGTTGCATTAGAAACGTATTTCTGAATTTTAATAATTTCTTTACATAAAAAAGTGATTCCGAAGTCAATGAAAACACCTGTAAAACCCACCACACAAAACCGAATGAATTTAAAAACGAAATCCTCACTAAAATTAATAGCTGTCATAAAATCAATTTTTTCAGGCACTTTTTCAGGAAACAAAAATATTTATTTTTTTCTTTTAAAATAAAAAAATAATTTTGTCCGGTTCAGTTTATTAAAATAAATTCAAATATATAACATATTGTTAACATACAAAATCGGCATAACGCTAATTCCCGGAGTGGGTGATATTACTGCAAAAAAATTAATTGCTTATTGCGGAGGAATTGAAAATGTTTTTAAGGAAAAGAAAGCGCATTTGGTCAGAATTCCCGGAATAAGTGATATTACGGCAAAAGCTATAATCACTCAGAATATCCTGAAAAGAGCCGAAGAAGAAATACGGTTTATTGAAAAATACAAAATCACTCCTTTGTTTTTTCTTGATAAGGATTATCCTGAAAGATTAAAAAACTGCTCTGACAGTCCGGTAATTCTTTATTATAAAGGCAATGCTTGTCTGAATGTTCAGAAAACACTTGCAATTGTCGGTACCCGTAAAGCCACTGAATATGGAAAAGAAATATGCAAAAAAATTATCGAAGAATTGAGTTCTCTTGATGTATTTATTGTCAGCGGGCTTGCTTATGGAATTGATATATGCGCACATAAAACGGCTCTTGAAAACAATCTGAAAACCGTTGCTGTGCTTGGTCATGGACTCGATATGATTTATCCTTCGGTACATAAACCAGTTGCAGAAAAAATGCTCAAGAATGGTGGCATATTAACCGAATTCATTAGTAAAACAAAGCCGGATATTCCGAACTTTCCGAAGAGAAACCGCATTATTGCCGGCATGGCAGATGCAGTGCTTGTTATTGAAACAAAAGAAAGAGGCGGTTCGTTAATTACCTCGGAAATTGCCAATAGTTACAACCGCGATGTATTTGCTGTTCCCGGGCGAATAAACGATGAATATTCAAGAGGATGCCATTATCTCATAAAAACAAATAAAGCCGCTCTTGTTGAATCTGCACGCGATATTATTTATTTCATGAACTGGGAAGACAAACAAAATAAAAAAGGAAATATTCAAAAAAAATTATTTGTTGAAATGTCAGATGATGAAAAAATAATAATGAACTTCCTGAATGAAAATGAAAGCTTGCCGATTGATGCTATATGTTATAAAACAGAACTCGGTCATGGCAGGATTTCAGCAGCATTATTAAATCTTGAGTTCTCTGGGCTTCTGAAAAGTTTGCCGGGAAAGATTTATAAACGAATTTAATTCTCCTTTTAAACATATCTTTCTTTCTGCCTTTAACTTATTTATCAATACCGTTTACTTGTTTCTTTATACCTTATACTGATTACTGATTGAATATAGTTTGTTTTTATCGTAATTTTAATAATAAAACTTTAAAAATAAAATAGCCATGAAAGCAATAGTATTAATAAGAGAAAATTTTTACTGGTTTGTTTATACTGCTTTCTTAATTATTTTGGTTGTTTTTTCATACATTTATTAAAACAACTTAAAAACAAATGAGAGCAGTTTATAGGTGATAAAGTAAATACTTTATAATAAAAATTATAAAAGTGTTATAACTGAATTTTGTTTGTATTTCTTTGCTTTAATATTTTTGAGAGTAAAAAAATTAATCAAAACTCTTCCACGTCAATAATTTTATAGAGTTTATCATTTCTTCTGACGAGTTGTGGAACCGGAATAGAACAAATATCTCCCTTTACGGTTTTTTTAACTTTTTTTAAATTCGCTCTTATTTCCTGAATTTTTAATTCAGCAACACCTGTGGTTTGACCTGTGATTATGACTTCATCGCATATATTCAGGAAACTTGTTTCAATTTTAACCTCAGCAACCTTAAGTTTTGAAAAGTAATTTGTGATTTTCCCGACATATATTTTTTGTTTTGTAGCTTGCGAGCCGTAGCATTCAGTCCAATCCCCGAGTTTTTTTCCCAAATAGTAGCCATCCCAAAACCCGCGATTGTAAACAGTTCCTAACTTTCCCATCCATCTGTTAATTTTATCCTGCTCATAATTCCCTGCGAAATAAGCATCAACCGCCTCGCGATAACATTGTGTAACTGTTTTTACATATTCAGGTGAACGACCTCTTCCCTCAATTTTTAATATTTTTACGCCTGCCTTAATGATTTTGTCAATGAAACCTATTGTGCATAAATCTTTAGGCGACATTATATATTGGTTGTCAATTTTAATTTCCACGCCTTCGTCAGCATCGGTTACAAAATATTTTCTGCGACATGGCTGTATGCAGGCGCCCCTGTTTGCCGATGAACCCTGAGTATGCAAACTCAAATAACATTTGCCTGATATTGCCATACATAAAGCACCATGTGCAAAAATTTCAATCTTTACAAGCTTTCCCGAAGGTCCTTTTATTTTTCTTTTTTCAATTTCTTTGATAATTGAAGCAATTTGTTTTAATGACAATTCTCTGGCAGTTACCATCACATCTGCATATCTGGAATAAAATTCAACAGATTCAATATTCGAAACATTGCATTGAGTGGAAATATGAACTTCCATTCCAACTTTGTTTGCATAATTTATTGCCGACTGGTCGGATGCAATGATTGCATTTATTTTATTTTTTTTTGCAGCATCAATTATGGCTTTCATTTGTTCAATTTCGCTATCATAAATTATTGTATTTACGGTAACGTAAGATTTTACTTTATTTTTCCTGCAAGTTTTTGAAATTTCTTCAAGGTCTTTAAGTGTAAAATTTATTGATGACCTTGAACGCATATTAAGATTTTCGACACCAAAATAAACCGAATCGGCTCCGGCTTGTATTGCAGCCATGAGCGATTCATACGAGCCAACCGGCGAGGTTATTTCCGGTTTGAGTATTGGTTTTTGAGGTTTTATTTTCAAAATATATTTATTTTAACTGCAAATTTACAAAAAAACAACCGTGCAGATTTAAAATTAATTTTCAGATTTGCACGGTAAAATTTTAAAATACTTTTTTAAAATATTTCTATAGAGTTAATTTTTACAGCAACATCAACCTGTACGCATCAAGTTTAATAAAAATAAAAAGTAAAATTGTAAAAGCCCAAAGTGAAGAGCCGCCGTAACTAAAGAAGGGCAGTGGTATCCCAATAACAGGAACTATTCCGATTGTCATTCCTATATTCACAACAATATGAAAAAACAACACCGAAGCCACGCCATATCCGTATATTCTGACGAATGCCGAACGTTGCCTCTCGGCAACGAAAACAATCCTGACAATCAGCCCGAGAAATAAACCAATAACTATAATACTTCCGACAAACCCCCACTCTTCACCTACTGTACAAAAAATAAAATCGGTACTTTGTTCGGGAACAAAATCAAATTTTGTTTGTGTGCCTTGCAAAAAGCCCTTTCCCAGAAATCCTCCGGAACCAATTGCGATTTTGGATTGATTAACATTATACCCTACACCTTTAGGGTCAACTTTTTTGCCAAGAAGAACATTTATTCTGTCTTTTTGGTGTGATTCAAGGACATCATTAAAAATATAATCCACACTGAAAACAAATCCTACACTCAATACCAACACAAAAGACAAATACATTATTATTTTTTTTGCTTTTCTGAATAATAAATATATCAGTATTAAAAGGCACCCGATTATTGAACTCAGAATAAATTTATCAATGAGTAAAGTCATCAGAAAAAGTGTAATGATAAGTAAACCGAGAAGTAAAACCACATTACCTGTTAAACCTTCCCTGTAAAATATAAGGAAAAACGCCATAAACACCAATGCAGAGCCGGTATCATTCTGAAGTATAATAGAGATTAATGGTATTCCCAATAAAACGCCGAGCATAAATTTTGTTTTAGTGTCTTTTAACTTTATATCAAAAGAACTAAGGTATCTGGCAATAGCAAGATTTGTAGCGAATTTCGCAAACTCTGCCGGCTGAAGTTTAAATTCACCTATCTGAAACCATGACTGGGCACCGGAAGTTTTGTTTCCTAAAAATAAAACTGAAATAAGAAACAACATTGCCAAACCATAAATGATATAGGCAAAAGCCGAATAAAATTTTCCATCAATAATCAGAATTACAAGTGCAATAAATAAAGCCGAACCAATCCATATAAGCTCTTTTCCATACTTCTGTGACATATCCATAATGTTTTTACGCTCCTCATTGTAACATGAAGCGTATATATTCAGCCATCCGATAAAAACAAGCAACAAATAAATTATTATCATCAGCCAGTCAATGTTCTGAAATATGTGTTTCTGTTCTCTCATTTAGTATAAAAAAATAGCTGAACTGTTTACAATTCAAACGGGAAAATCGTTTCAAAAATTCATTTGCTTTATCAAACACAACAAAAATAAGAAAATACATTTACATATAGAAAGATAAAATCAAACAAAAAGGACTGTTTCAAATGAAGCAGTCCTTTTTTTATTTATGAAATATTTGAATTATTTTTTCGGGATATTTTTTAATGTTTCAACTAAATAATTCCAGAATTTTCCAACTGATTCAATTTGCACTCTTTCATCGGGTGAGTGAGGAGAGCGGATGGTTGGTCCGAAAGAAATCATATCCCAGTTTGGATATACACTGCCAAGCAAACCACATTCCAGTCCGGCATGAACAGCATTAATTGCCGGAACATTACCGTATAGTTTATTATAAACGTCTTTCATCACCTGAAGAATAGGAGAATTAACATTTGGTTTCCATCCCGGATATGAGCCCGATTGCACCACTTCTGCTCCGGCAAGAGTGAATACACTTTTGAGCATTGCAGCTATATCTTCTTTTTGTGATTCAACGGAACTTCTCTGAAGAGTTTCAATACAAACAGCGTTATTTTCAGATTTAACAATTGCAAGATTGTTTGATGTTTCAACTAAACCAATCATGTCAGCACTCATTCCAAAAACTCCATTAGGACATGCATAAATGGCATTCAGGAATTTTTGCTGCGATTGCAAATCCATAACAGCATCGGGAAGATTGGTAGTTTCAACTAGAAAAACTACTTCGGGGTCGGTAGTTGCCAATTCATTTTTAACGATTTTTTCAAATTCTTTTACAAATTTTGCAAAGGCATCTTTTTGATTTGCAGGAAGCACAATTGTTGCAAATGCTTCGCGTGGAATTGCATTTCGAAGTGTTCCTCCGTTTATTTCGGCAACTCTCAAACCAAATTTATTTGCACTTTCAAAAAGAATACGGTTAATGATTTTATTTGCATTCCCTCTGCCAAGATTAATATCTAATCCTGAATGTCCGCCTTTTAATCCTTTAACAGCAATTTTAAATGAAGTCATGCTTTTATCAACAGGTTCTTTTTTGAATGGAAGCTTTGCCGAAGTATTAATACCACCGGCACATCCTATAAATAATTCACCATGGTCTTCCGAATCAAGATTTAACAAAATATCTCCTTTAAATAAGCCCGGTTTTAATTCAAACGCGCCTGTCATTCCTGTTTCTTCATCAACTGTAATAAGACATTCAAGTGGTCCGTGTTCAATATCTTTTGCTGCCATAACTGCGAGCGAAGCAGCCATTCCTATTCCGTTGTCAGCACCAAGCGTAGTTCCGGTAGCTTTAACCCATTCACCTTCGATACGAGGTTTTATAGGGTCTTTCTCAAAATCATGCGGAATATCGCTGTTTTTTTGTGGTACCATGTCAAGATGACTTTGCATAATTACACCTTTTAAATTTTCTTTTCCGGGTGTAGCGGGTTTTCGTAATATAACATTCCCTGCCTGATCGGTAGCTGCTTCTATGCCGTTATTTTTTGCAAAATCAAGAACAAATTCAGCTAATTTTTTTTCATGTTTTGATGGATGAGGAACATTACAAATTTCCTCAAACAAGTCCCACAAAGGTTGTGGTTTTAGGTTATTTAAAACTTTTGCCATTTTTTATTTCTCCTTATTGTTTTTAAAATCATTAAAATTTATAAATTTATTTAAATATAATTGTGTTAAAAATTTTGTCACTCTCTCTTCAACCGGATTGATTTTTTCGCCAAACTTTTCATTCAATTCATTACATATTGTGTCAACTCTATTTTTACCGTCGAGCATTAACCATGTGGCAGAGCCAAGTTCATCAAGTTTTAAATTAATATATTTGTTTTTCATTATTGATAAAAAATATTTACTCCAGAATTTACTTGTAAAGCGAGGTACTAAGACAGTTACCAAACCATCTTCTTCTATTTTGTGATTATGAATAGTATGAGGTATTAGCTCAAGATAATTAATATTTGTTTTATTTTTTTTACTAAAAATACTCATAATCGTTTTTTGATAAAAGAGATTATCCAAACTCTGACAGAGTCGTAAGACCTGTCAGAGTTTAGACAATAAAAGTATTATAATTACTCAATTAAAAATTAGCCGTTGGAGGAGCAGGTTCATCTGGTCTTCCTGCATTTTTAATAGGTATTCTCACCAAAACGAATCCGATAATTATTAAAACCAATATGCTAACTAAAAATGATGGGTTCTTGAAAATAACAGGTAAATCAATTCTTAAGAAATAGAAAAGTGCAAATACCAATCCCATAATTGCTTCACCGGCAATAAAGCCCGCAGCAAGTAACACGCCTGTGTTTTCAACTCTTGCTTTTTGCGCTTCATTATGTTTTTTCCTGTCATTATAAAGTTCAACAATACCTTTAATAACGCCACCAAGGAAAATAGCAAAAGTAGTTTCAAGCGGCAGATACATACCAACACTAACAAGCATAGGGCTTTTAACCTGCATTAAAATAAATCCCAATCCCATCATCATGCCGACAATTATAAGAGGCCACGCCATTTGTCCGCCAACAATACCTTTTGAAAGCATTGCCATCAAGCTTGCCTGTGGCGCCGATAAATTTTTGCTTCCGAAACCGCCTTCATATCCTTCTTTTACACCTTTTGCAATATCACCTTCATTTAAAATTATTAAAACTCCAAACATCACACAGCCCGCAAGTACAACCCCTAATATATCACCAATCTGCATTTTCCAAGGAGTACCGCCAAGAATATGTCCGGCTTTCAAATCCTGCAGCATTTCACCTGCAACAGCAGCAGAAACGCAAACAATTGCTGCAACTCCCAGAACTGCTGCAACACCTGCCTGACCTTGCACACCAAGAGCAACAAGAATTAAGGCAGTAACAACTAACGCAGTTAAAGTTAATCCGCTGATAGGATTATTGCTCGAACCCATAATACCTACAAGATATCCGGAAACTGCACCAAAGAAAAATGCAAGAATTATAAGTACCGTAGCAGCAGCAAATGCAACAATGAAAGAAGTATCAAAAATAAAGAATGTTATACAAAATGTGGCTATTGCAACACCGATAATACCGAGCATAATCCATGTAAAGCTAATATCTTTTTCGTTTCTTGGAGTTACTTCCGATGTGCCGGCAGCAGCTTTTTTTACATCTCCTATCGACCTTACGATACCTGCTGTCAAACTCTTCCTCATTTTAAACAGTGTAAAGCCCGCACCCATTAACATACCGCCAATTGCGATGGGACGAACAATAAACCTCCATATCTGACTCATTTGAAATGAAGGGTCATTAACTTTATTTAATGCTACATCCATTGTCAGAGAAGCATCTTTTGACATGAGGTAAGCCGCCCATGCGTTAAAATCAAGAGAAGGTCCTAAAAAATAAAGAATAATCGGAGCTAAAAGACCCCAAGCTATTAATCCTCCACTGAAATTCAAGGAAGCAAGTTTTGGACCTATTATATATCCAACACCCATGTATGCGGGACTGATTCCGGGAGAGCTAAGCAATAAGCCACCTTTACCGCTAATAGTTGTTCCTGTAATTGTTTGTTTCGAGAAAACAATAAATTTTTCCCATGAAGCAGCAAAGAATTTTAAATCACCAAGAATTTTAATCACTGCGCCGCCGAGCATTGCACCAAAAAGGAATTTTGAACCTCCGCCGGTATTACGTCCTGCTTTGTGAATTTCAGCAGCAGCAACTGATTCTGGAAAAGGAAGTTCGTGGTCTTCTACCATCACTCTTCTAAGCAAGGCAACAAACATAATTCCAAGAACACCACCGCTAATCAAAATAAGAGTTGAAGTAAGATAATGACCGGGAGTAAAGAACGGACGCCAAATTCCGGCAACAAAAAATCCCGGCAATGTGAATATTGCTCCGGCAGCAACTGATTCGCCTATTGAGCCAACTGTACGGGCAATGTTTTCTTCAAGAATACTGCCTTTCATTGCTTTTAAAATAGCCATTCCAATAACGGCAGCAGGATAAGTAGCAGCAATAGTCATACCGGCTTTCAATCCAAGATATGCGTTAGCTGCACCAAGAACCACCGACATTATAAGACCTATAATCAATGCTCTTAATGTAAATTCAGCCATGTTTGTTTCGGGTGAAACAAAAGGCACAAATTTCTTTTGTTCTGAAGTATTTTCCATAAGTATAAATTTTTAATTCTTAAATTAATATATGGCAAAAATAAAATAATTAAAATGTTTTACAAACTTTTTTATCAATACATATCTTATTGTTAAATTATTAATAATAATTGGGGACATTTCGACATTCGTTATTCATTATTTTTAAAAAATATCGAACATCGAATACCGAATGTCGAAGTTTGTCAATTATTAATTTGGCGCCACTCTACATCCTGTATGGCACATCAATTCCCAGTAGTTTCAAAGATGATTTAATAACTTCTGCTATAAATGCAGATAATATTAATCTGAAATTCATTGAGGATTCGTTTTCGGCTTTCAGAATCGGATAATCGTGATAAAACTGATTATATTCTTTTGCAAGAGTATAAGCATAATTTGCAATTACAGCAGGACTGTATTCTTCTGCCGCTTGTTTTATTATTTGCGGAAAATAATAAATTAATTTTATAAGTTCTTTTTCTTTTTCGTTCAGAGCAATACCCTGAGCAAGAACCGGCTTAATTTCCATGCTTTCGCTTTTTCGTAGTATTGATTGTATGCGGGCAAAGGTATATTGAATGAATGGCGCTGTATTTCCATTAAAATCAATAGATTCGTCGGGACTGAACAACATATTTTTTTTCGGGTCAATTTTCAAAATAAAATATTTCAATGCACCCAAACCAATTTTACGATACAAATCCTGTGCTTCCTCAAAACTCATTCCTTCAATTTTTCCTAGTTCTTTTGTTATATTCCTTGCAGTTTCGAGCATTTCATTAATTAAGTCATCAGCGTCTACAACTTTTCCTTCTCTTGATTTCATTTTTCCCGATGGCAATTCAACCATGCCATACGACAAATGAAATATATTATCAGCCCAGTTGTAACCGAGTTTTTTCAAAATAATTTTAAGTATTGCAAAATGATAATCCTGTTCGTTTCCCACGATATAAATCATTTTGCTAAGATTAAATTCATTTGTTCTTTCCAAGGCGGTTCCCAAATCCTGTGTAATATAAACCGAAGTTTTGTCGGCACGCAGCAGGAGTTTTTCATCATATCCGTCGGCAGTAAGGTCAATCCAAACCGAGCCGTCTTCTTTTTCAAAAAACACTCCTTTTTTCAATCCGTCTTCAATAATTTTTTTTCCGGTAATATAAGTTTCCGATTCGTGATAAACTTTATCGAAGCTGATGTCAAGAGCAGTGTATGTCTCTTCAAAGCCCGCATAAACCCAATTGTTCATTTTTCTCCAGAGATTTATTGTGTCTATATCTCTATCTTCCCATTTTTTTAAAAGTTCCTGTGCCTGCAAAATCAAACCGGCTTGTTTTTTTGCTTCTTCTTCGGAAATTCCTTTTGCAACAAGTTCATCAATTTCGCTTTTATAATTCTTTTCAAACAATACATAATAATTGCCAACAAAATGGTCGCCTTTGATGTCATTATGCTCGGGAGCATCATCGCTTCCCCATTTCTGCCATGCGAGCATGGTTTTGCAGATATGTATTCCGCGGTCGTTTACAAGATTTGCTTTAATAACTTTAGAGCCGTTTGCTTTTAAAATTTCCGATATTGAATGTCCAAGAAAGCAATTCCGTATGTGACCAAGATGTAATGGTTTGTTGGTATTTGGCGAACAGTATTCAATCATTATGGTTTCTTCTTTTTTTGTTTTTGAAAAACCATAATTTTTTTCTTTATTATTATCTGCAAAATATTCAAGCCAGTAATTATCGTTGATTTTTAAATTCAGAAATCCTTTGATTACATTGAAATCCGAAATTTCACTCAAATTATTTTTAAACTCCGTTCCTATTTCTTCGGCAATTTTTTCGGGACTTCCGCCAATAATTTTTGCAAACGAAAAAACAACAAGAGTAATATCGCCGTCAAATTCTTCTTTTGTTTTTTGAATAAAATTTTCAGATACTTCAATATCTTTATTGTAAAGCTTTTTAATTATTGCCGCAACATTTTTCGAAATAATTTCCTCTATTCTCACC from Bacteroidales bacterium encodes:
- a CDS encoding SagB/ThcOx family dehydrogenase, whose amino-acid sequence is MKNKIKLILITIMANLQIINAQDIILPKPDTTGGKPLMEAFKKRSSNRSFSSKDLSLQELSNLLWAADGISHANGKRTAPSANAKYYISIYAALKSGVYLYDVTTHSLKQLFKNDIREKTGTQDFNKIAPVNLIYVGEGSKFGKADETRKMLYYGVDTGSIAENVYLYCASAGLSNVIKGMFDREMLTKELQLKDDQYITFTHAVGYSGE
- a CDS encoding GtrA family protein, which encodes MFPEKVPEKIDFMTAINFSEDFVFKFIRFCVVGFTGVFIDFGITFLCKEIIKIQKYVSNATGFTIAATSNYFLNRWWTFHSGNPDIVVEYSKFLFISIIGLGINMLILWILVSKYNRHFYLSKLFAIAIVTIWNFFANVAYTFC
- the dprA gene encoding DNA-processing protein DprA; the protein is MLTYKIGITLIPGVGDITAKKLIAYCGGIENVFKEKKAHLVRIPGISDITAKAIITQNILKRAEEEIRFIEKYKITPLFFLDKDYPERLKNCSDSPVILYYKGNACLNVQKTLAIVGTRKATEYGKEICKKIIEELSSLDVFIVSGLAYGIDICAHKTALENNLKTVAVLGHGLDMIYPSVHKPVAEKMLKNGGILTEFISKTKPDIPNFPKRNRIIAGMADAVLVIETKERGGSLITSEIANSYNRDVFAVPGRINDEYSRGCHYLIKTNKAALVESARDIIYFMNWEDKQNKKGNIQKKLFVEMSDDEKIIMNFLNENESLPIDAICYKTELGHGRISAALLNLEFSGLLKSLPGKIYKRI
- a CDS encoding peptidase U32 family protein, producing MAAIQAGADSVYFGVENLNMRSRSSINFTLKDLEEISKTCRKNKVKSYVTVNTIIYDSEIEQMKAIIDAAKKNKINAIIASDQSAINYANKVGMEVHISTQCNVSNIESVEFYSRYADVMVTARELSLKQIASIIKEIEKRKIKGPSGKLVKIEIFAHGALCMAISGKCYLSLHTQGSSANRGACIQPCRRKYFVTDADEGVEIKIDNQYIMSPKDLCTIGFIDKIIKAGVKILKIEGRGRSPEYVKTVTQCYREAVDAYFAGNYEQDKINRWMGKLGTVYNRGFWDGYYLGKKLGDWTECYGSQATKQKIYVGKITNYFSKLKVAEVKIETSFLNICDEVIITGQTTGVAELKIQEIRANLKKVKKTVKGDICSIPVPQLVRRNDKLYKIIDVEEF
- the rodA gene encoding rod shape-determining protein RodA, which codes for MREQKHIFQNIDWLMIIIYLLLVFIGWLNIYASCYNEERKNIMDMSQKYGKELIWIGSALFIALVILIIDGKFYSAFAYIIYGLAMLFLISVLFLGNKTSGAQSWFQIGEFKLQPAEFAKFATNLAIARYLSSFDIKLKDTKTKFMLGVLLGIPLISIILQNDTGSALVFMAFFLIFYREGLTGNVVLLLGLLIITLFLMTLLIDKFILSSIIGCLLILIYLLFRKAKKIIMYLSFVLVLSVGFVFSVDYIFNDVLESHQKDRINVLLGKKVDPKGVGYNVNQSKIAIGSGGFLGKGFLQGTQTKFDFVPEQSTDFIFCTVGEEWGFVGSIIVIGLFLGLIVRIVFVAERQRSAFVRIYGYGVASVLFFHIVVNIGMTIGIVPVIGIPLPFFSYGGSSLWAFTILLFIFIKLDAYRLMLL
- a CDS encoding aminoacyl-histidine dipeptidase; this translates as MAKVLNNLKPQPLWDLFEEICNVPHPSKHEKKLAEFVLDFAKNNGIEAATDQAGNVILRKPATPGKENLKGVIMQSHLDMVPQKNSDIPHDFEKDPIKPRIEGEWVKATGTTLGADNGIGMAASLAVMAAKDIEHGPLECLITVDEETGMTGAFELKPGLFKGDILLNLDSEDHGELFIGCAGGINTSAKLPFKKEPVDKSMTSFKIAVKGLKGGHSGLDINLGRGNANKIINRILFESANKFGLRVAEINGGTLRNAIPREAFATIVLPANQKDAFAKFVKEFEKIVKNELATTDPEVVFLVETTNLPDAVMDLQSQQKFLNAIYACPNGVFGMSADMIGLVETSNNLAIVKSENNAVCIETLQRSSVESQKEDIAAMLKSVFTLAGAEVVQSGSYPGWKPNVNSPILQVMKDVYNKLYGNVPAINAVHAGLECGLLGSVYPNWDMISFGPTIRSPHSPDERVQIESVGKFWNYLVETLKNIPKK
- a CDS encoding PqqD family protein — protein: MSIFSKKNKTNINYLELIPHTIHNHKIEEDGLVTVLVPRFTSKFWSKYFLSIMKNKYINLKLDELGSATWLMLDGKNRVDTICNELNEKFGEKINPVEERVTKFLTQLYLNKFINFNDFKNNKEK
- a CDS encoding oligopeptide transporter, OPT family, whose amino-acid sequence is MENTSEQKKFVPFVSPETNMAEFTLRALIIGLIMSVVLGAANAYLGLKAGMTIAATYPAAVIGMAILKAMKGSILEENIARTVGSIGESVAAGAIFTLPGFFVAGIWRPFFTPGHYLTSTLILISGGVLGIMFVALLRRVMVEDHELPFPESVAAAEIHKAGRNTGGGSKFLFGAMLGGAVIKILGDLKFFAASWEKFIVFSKQTITGTTISGKGGLLLSSPGISPAYMGVGYIIGPKLASLNFSGGLIAWGLLAPIILYFLGPSLDFNAWAAYLMSKDASLTMDVALNKVNDPSFQMSQIWRFIVRPIAIGGMLMGAGFTLFKMRKSLTAGIVRSIGDVKKAAAGTSEVTPRNEKDISFTWIMLGIIGVAIATFCITFFIFDTSFIVAFAAATVLIILAFFFGAVSGYLVGIMGSSNNPISGLTLTALVVTALILVALGVQGQAGVAAVLGVAAIVCVSAAVAGEMLQDLKAGHILGGTPWKMQIGDILGVVLAGCVMFGVLIILNEGDIAKGVKEGYEGGFGSKNLSAPQASLMAMLSKGIVGGQMAWPLIIVGMMMGLGFILMQVKSPMLVSVGMYLPLETTFAIFLGGVIKGIVELYNDRKKHNEAQKARVENTGVLLAAGFIAGEAIMGLVFALFYFLRIDLPVIFKNPSFLVSILVLIIIGFVLVRIPIKNAGRPDEPAPPTANF
- the argS gene encoding arginine--tRNA ligase, whose product is MRIEEIISKNVAAIIKKLYNKDIEVSENFIQKTKEEFDGDITLVVFSFAKIIGGSPEKIAEEIGTEFKNNLSEISDFNVIKGFLNLKINDNYWLEYFADNNKEKNYGFSKTKKEETIMIEYCSPNTNKPLHLGHIRNCFLGHSISEILKANGSKVIKANLVNDRGIHICKTMLAWQKWGSDDAPEHNDIKGDHFVGNYYVLFEKNYKSEIDELVAKGISEEEAKKQAGLILQAQELLKKWEDRDIDTINLWRKMNNWVYAGFEETYTALDISFDKVYHESETYITGKKIIEDGLKKGVFFEKEDGSVWIDLTADGYDEKLLLRADKTSVYITQDLGTALERTNEFNLSKMIYIVGNEQDYHFAILKIILKKLGYNWADNIFHLSYGMVELPSGKMKSREGKVVDADDLINEMLETARNITKELGKIEGMSFEEAQDLYRKIGLGALKYFILKIDPKKNMLFSPDESIDFNGNTAPFIQYTFARIQSILRKSESMEIKPVLAQGIALNEKEKELIKLIYYFPQIIKQAAEEYSPAVIANYAYTLAKEYNQFYHDYPILKAENESSMNFRLILSAFIAEVIKSSLKLLGIDVPYRM